One Planctomycetota bacterium DNA window includes the following coding sequences:
- a CDS encoding transglutaminase domain-containing protein — protein sequence MTRIACCCAALLTLASSASAQTFGTPTATKGPRPDKQQTHLLQVGMIVTAEGVACQGIVASAQVPIDWPEQEVKEVRREFDATARDVNYKQIGATAKQMAVTMPYIAPGDSCKAIVVYEIKRTSLLPPADTSIFVKPNLKKLKSDIRIYLGPSPNIESNSPKIKLLAKDITKDSTNAWDRVELIYDWTRKNIEFINGPLKNVLQTLKDGRGDSEELSSVFVAICRAAEVPARLVFVSCPGHCYAEFYLEDADGQGYWIPCRPAGNREFGGIEEFRPIIQKGDNFIVPERPKDRLRFINEHLTGSGGAPTVKFVRDLTN from the coding sequence ATGACGCGAATCGCTTGCTGCTGTGCCGCCCTCTTGACCCTGGCTTCGTCGGCCAGCGCGCAGACGTTCGGTACTCCCACCGCGACCAAAGGCCCGCGCCCCGACAAGCAGCAGACTCACTTGCTGCAAGTGGGCATGATCGTGACGGCCGAAGGGGTCGCCTGTCAGGGGATCGTGGCCTCGGCCCAGGTGCCGATCGACTGGCCCGAGCAGGAAGTCAAGGAAGTCCGCCGTGAATTCGACGCCACGGCGCGCGATGTCAACTACAAGCAGATCGGCGCCACGGCCAAGCAGATGGCCGTCACCATGCCATACATCGCCCCGGGCGATTCGTGCAAGGCGATCGTGGTCTATGAAATCAAACGGACCAGTTTGCTGCCACCGGCTGACACTTCGATTTTCGTGAAGCCGAACCTGAAGAAGTTAAAGAGCGACATCCGCATCTATCTGGGCCCAAGCCCGAACATCGAATCGAATTCCCCCAAGATCAAGCTATTGGCCAAGGATATCACCAAAGACTCGACCAATGCCTGGGACCGGGTCGAGTTGATCTACGACTGGACGCGCAAGAACATCGAGTTCATCAATGGCCCGTTGAAGAACGTGCTGCAGACGTTGAAGGACGGCCGCGGCGATAGCGAAGAGCTGAGCAGCGTGTTCGTGGCCATTTGCCGCGCGGCCGAGGTGCCGGCCCGGCTGGTGTTCGTGTCGTGCCCGGGGCACTGTTACGCCGAGTTCTACTTGGAAGACGCCGACGGCCAGGGCTATTGGATTCCGTGCCGGCCGGCGGGCAACCGCGAGTTTGGCGGTATCGAGGAGTTCCGGCCCATCATCCAGAAGGGGGACAACTTTATTGTCCCCGAGCGGCCGAAAGACCGCCTGCGTTTTATTAACGAACACCTGACTGGCAGCGGCGGCGCGCCAACCGTGAAGTTCGTCCGCGACCTGACGAACTAA